The genomic interval ACCATCTTTTGTGTTCACATTGCTGATGATGTAAAGCAGGAAATTAAACAAATCCTAGGAGAATAGGAATTTTTCCTGTCACATTCTTAGGTTTATCCCTGGTTACTAAGAAGAAAgtaaaaaatctgatttttcctTGTTAGTTGATAAAATTACTAGTAGAATCAACATTCCGCAAAAAATTCTTTTTTCATTTTGCAAGGAAACTTCAGCTTATTTAGTCTATTCCTATTAATATTCATTACAACTTGGAGATGGACTTCGTAATTTTCTATTTTCTCACTTTCCTCGCAAACTCCTTTAAGTAGAGGTTCAAATCCTTGCAGAAAGGGGTGGAATATTTTAACATGTATGTTTAGCTAGTACAAAGTCTGCAAACCTTACTCTTGAGGGTTGTATTGGTCTTAGAAGGTTGTGAAAGGGTCATGCGGCACTAactaaaacactcttgtttaactagtcagtctatcgtttaccaacattcatccacgaaacactttcattaacattcattcaaatagcagcagaaacgtaatcaattcatgaaagccatgacaagcaagcaataaacattTAAGCAAAAGTAATTCatttaacaacacctccgttgacattatgtgcttagcgagggaggcaagtaaaCTAAACACGTTAACAAAAGCTAATGAATTTTACAATGAGTGATGAACACTTGCTTTGGTGAATCTACTCTTCCACCACTTTCCTTGTTATTAAGCTGAAAGATAGAAGCATGTGGGCTATTTAGCCACTGCGCAATGGAGCCTCCACATGGAAAAGAATTCTTAAGGCTAGGAAAATTATTTTTCCGAGCTTTTAAGCATTCTATTTGAAATGCTCAATCAACTTTCCTATTTTATAATTACTGGCATCCTCTTGGATCTTTATTGGACAAGTTTGGACTCAAACCTCCACATTGTCGGGAGAAGTTCTACTACTATTTTGGACATCAAAGACTCCCTGCATTTTCAACATATTGCCTCTGAGGAGGATTGTCTTTCATTCTGAGAGTCCTAGTCCTTTTAACCTTGATTTACCCTTGGATCTTTGAACCTCAGTAGCTCGGTTTAATATTTTGTATCCAAAACCATGCCCCTGCTTCATTAGCTACTTGGAATAGATTCACGACTCTGGACAGATCATCAAAATGAgtaagtcataaagttactacaCAAGAAGAAAAAGGGTGAACATTAACGCAACAAATATATTTGGCTTCAACCAAATGGACAGcactttctcaatttttcttaagcACATTGCCACGGCCacaatttaattatatttgaaaGCATGATTTTCAagtcttgaatttagatttgtgtgaatttaaaaaatatcCATCACAATATTATGTTATGTATTGTCGAAGTTCACACATTCAAATCTAATGCTTGAAATCTATACTCCCAGGAGCAAGAAAGAGAATAGCTGGCCAATTCTGTCCAACTGTAAACTGATCCAAAAACAATGAATGCTGTTCAATTGTGCatttaaaatataatacttaACTAAAAAGTTCAGATGGACATATCAGGAAATATCAACACATTTCACATCACTAATTATAATTCTTGTGCAGAACTACGGGGTCCCAGAGTACATTTAGTGAGAATTACAGGgcaaaaaagaaaattatttttaaaaagcaAAAAAGAGTACAAGGCCAAACCCCATGCTACCATCAGCAAATCGAATTTGAGTTTTGTAGTGGCTGGGAATGAAAAACTTTCTAAGTCTACTCTCTATAATGTGGGAGCTGCAAAAGCTGACACACACCATTTTGCCTTCTTGCCTTCTTGGGGCTTCAATCAATTTTCACCGAAGAGTATATCTTCCGAACAAACCAGAAGCATGCATAGAAGCCAATCGTCCCCGTCAAGACAAAGAAAGCATACGACACAATCGACATATAGCCAAAGTACAGGATGCCAGAGACCAGCTTAGTAATCTCCAACTTGGTAAAGAAGTAGAAAACTGAGTAGAGGAAAAGGTACAAAGCAGAGGAACCAGCAGTCAGGTAAGCTCTCCACCACCAATGATAATCCTCACTGCACAACTGGAAGTAGCATAGCACAATCGTTATCTCGGCACAAGTGATTAATAGGATGACGAAGACTATGAAAAGGAAGCCAAAGATGTAATAGAACTGATTCAGCCAGATTGACGTCAAGATGAAGAAGAGTTCAATGAAAACCGCCCCAAATGGTAAAATGCCTCCAATGAGTATGGAGAAGACCGGTTTCATGTACCATGCCTGCTCCGGTATCTGCCTTGGGATTTTATTAGTCTTTACCGGGTCTTCAATGGCTGGTTTCTTAAAACCCAGGTAACTACCCACGAACACCAATGGCACTGAGATGCCAAACCATAAGCATACAAGAGCAAACATGGTCCCAAAGGGCACTGCACCAGAAGATTGCTCACCCCAAATTAAAGCATTAAGCACAAAGAATATGGCAAAGAGAATACCCGGAAACATAACTGCAGTTTTCAAGGTATTCCTCTTCCACTCTGTGCCCCTGAACATTTTGTATAACCGAGCTGAGGAGTAACCAGCAAATAAGCCCATAAAGACCCACAAGAGAACCATTGCAGTCATAAGTCCCCCCCGATTAGAAGGTGATAAGAAACCCAACAATGCAAAGATCATTGTAACAAGAGTCATTCCAAATATCTGAACACCTGTCCCAAGATAAACACACAGTAAACCAGAATTGATGGGTGCCCTAAACACATCCCCATGAACAAGCTTCCATCCAGTTTCTTCCTGAGCTTCATCTTGAGTCTCTAGTTGATTATAGTTGGCTATATCTCGGTATAGAGTTCTCATCATGATCATAGCCACCATGCCAGACAGGAAAAGGACGATCATCAGCGAGTTAATAATGGAGAACCAGTGGATCTGATCATCATTCATGAGAAGGTATGTGTCCCACCGTGATGCCCATTTGATATCACTTAACTGAGAGGAAGGGGGaagcgagagagcgagagagagagagagaataagtgGGTGAGCAAAGAAGTTCTGTAACAAGAGAGCAAAGGATTTAAGAAGAGCATACCTTGAAAGAAACATCATAAGTAAATACAACCTCCTTATCTGTGTCCACTTCCTGAGGAACAGTGCTACCTTGAATTAAATTTTTGGTGTCCGAATTGCAAGTTGTCAACTGAGTGTTCTCCTCATTCCACTCCTTGTACTCGTGATGAATACTATCAGGCAAAAGTAAAGGAGAAGAAAGCACAAAGTCAAGATGCAAATCTTTCTCTTTTTTGGATAAACGGAAACAGGAAGGAAAAGCCTGTTATGttgggaaaaataaaagaaattagcAATGGAGAATTATGTACATCAACAGAGTAGCTCCCACATAAGCCAATATACTTCGACTACCATTACACTCTAAAACATGCttcaagaaagaagaaaaaaataaatgggGGAAAAAAGTTATGATATTTCTGATAACACAAAAACAACCTTCAATAAGTGAAACCAGTGAAGGACTAAGACAACTCCAAACTGAATTTTCAAAGTTCAACTTCGAACTATATTAAGACCAACAGGGAATGAAGAACCCGGATTCCATGCAGAATGTTTCACTTGATTAGCCTCAGAAGTCTAAaagttctttttttattttttttccttagttCATAACAAAAACATTTCCAGAAGTCCACTTGCATGACTCCTCATTCACATGTTTGACAGTTACAAATTCAGAAATATAATTTTGCTTACAGAGTATTGTTTTCAAGTAATAACCCGTCCTCAGGTAGGATTAGATCCCCAACAGTTTCTACAATAAGGAAATCTATGTTTCCATCTATTAACAACAGCAATTCTACCAGCAAATTCTTAAGGGGTGGCTAACATGCTCCATCACGCGATGTCCCAAGAAATTAACTACACAACAGGACTCAACCCTATGCTAACAGAAAAATTCAAGTTACTAAATGCAAGGCAAAAGGACAACCTGTTCGGAGTAACCTCAAACCCGACAATTCTAGCAGAGTCAGTCACAGGATCCTTGTGGTACTTGACTCTAAAGCTTAAGTGGTTATTGATAAAATACTTCTCCTCTTTGCTCTGCATGCGCAAATATGTAAGAAAAGCAAATAACATTAAACAATAAACACTATACAACAGTATTTCCTCAGAATCATACCCCAGCATAATTGCCCTTGAAACCAACACGGAAACCATGTTCGTAAGTTGTTAACTGACTCCCGTCCCTCCTTTGTCTAAGAACTGCAACTGGGAGGTTATCCATAATCCTGCATTCCCATTTCAGAGATTTCAATAAAGAACAACAACAACGCAAATTGATTGCTGAAACCCGAAACATGCAGCCATGCTGCCCAGGAAAGATATTCAGATGAATATAAAAGCAAGGATTTCTGAAATAAAAACAATGTAACAAGCAATTCAGTATATACATGTTAACTCGATATTCATCATCAATTTTTTCCTTAAAATTCTTTGCAGATTCAGAACCAATCTTTTGCCGGCAGGCCACTTTGCATGACTGTTCATGTCCCATAGGAAACTGCAGAAAAAAATCACATAGTTAACAACACATAAATATGGTAACACACAGTTACTATTAAGTAGTTTCTTTTTCTCTAGTTTTATTTTGGACTACCATGAAAAAGACAGGAATAAGCGATAGATGCTCACAGTGTAAACTGAATTCTCAATACGGTCACCACGAAGAACCTCACCCAGATTTTCAGCATTGTTAACAATCTTCTTGGGCTTACAATATTTCAAGAAATAGTAGTCATATGGAAGTTGTGTTTTTATAGATGACAGCTTGTTCACTTTGACAGAGAGGAGATCGCCCTGGTTCAAGAAATACGAACATGAGCAACACATTAAAAAGTGATAACTACCGCACACAGTGGGCTTCCTTACCAAATCATTAAAATAAATAAGAGCAATTAAAAAATTCAAGTCAACAAAGCATAAATCAATGCTACTTAGTGATAGCTGCATGAATCCTTCTGAGAATTCAAATACACGAGTACCCAACAAATAATCACATAAAACAAATATGCATACATGCTATGACATAACCATGCAACTGAAAAGGAACACAGAATTTTGAAACTGCAGTGCAGTTCACGAATCAACCAAGTAACCAACACCTCATTACCAATACCCTTCACAATACCAGTAACCATTTAAAAACTacgaaaaaaaaatgaaacaaaaatgctTTTTTAGTCTTTAAAAAGAGTGGAAGAAGTAGAATTATGTTAATCATTGTTCTACAAAGTAATCAAGCGAACTTtaagaacaagaaaaaaaaattgctcTATTGGTCACTGAGAAATATAAAAGTAACGAAGAAACTCTATACTAAATTAGGATTTTTCATCAAATGATGCGAAAATAGAAGAACTATCCACCCAACTGAGCCTCTATATGAGAAATTACGTTATCgatcttaaaaaataaagaaacggGACAATACTTCGCCACCCGAAAAGTTGCTCTTtcctaaaaaaaacaaaaacaaaagtaTCATAAACGAAGCCAATATTTTGAGAACATGTCCCAGAATCCCAAGTCAAATAAGAAGAGCTACCAACAAGAAGAAAATACCACAGATCTGACAACAACAGAAAAACATCCCCAGAaatgaacccaaaaccctagatccAAATCTGGTCTAATCCAACACAAATTCATCCCAAAATACACAAACATCAAGTCGAAGAAATCTTATTAAAAGCAAAAATCGAATCGGGTATCGGCGACAGTACCGTAAAACGAGGGTTTATGAGGAATTGAACAAACGGATCGATTCTG from Malania oleifera isolate guangnan ecotype guangnan chromosome 9, ASM2987363v1, whole genome shotgun sequence carries:
- the LOC131164916 gene encoding transmembrane 9 superfamily member 7, which gives rise to MGSSGRSFSGFRILFCCLLLVSSVHSFYLPGVAPRDFQTGDLLSVKVNKLSSIKTQLPYDYYFLKYCKPKKIVNNAENLGEVLRGDRIENSVYTFPMGHEQSCKVACRQKIGSESAKNFKEKIDDEYRVNMIMDNLPVAVLRQRRDGSQLTTYEHGFRVGFKGNYAGSKEEKYFINNHLSFRVKYHKDPVTDSARIVGFEVTPNSIHHEYKEWNEENTQLTTCNSDTKNLIQGSTVPQEVDTDKEVVFTYDVSFKLSDIKWASRWDTYLLMNDDQIHWFSIINSLMIVLFLSGMVAMIMMRTLYRDIANYNQLETQDEAQEETGWKLVHGDVFRAPINSGLLCVYLGTGVQIFGMTLVTMIFALLGFLSPSNRGGLMTAMVLLWVFMGLFAGYSSARLYKMFRGTEWKRNTLKTAVMFPGILFAIFFVLNALIWGEQSSGAVPFGTMFALVCLWFGISVPLVFVGSYLGFKKPAIEDPVKTNKIPRQIPEQAWYMKPVFSILIGGILPFGAVFIELFFILTSIWLNQFYYIFGFLFIVFVILLITCAEITIVLCYFQLCSEDYHWWWRAYLTAGSSALYLFLYSVFYFFTKLEITKLVSGILYFGYMSIVSYAFFVLTGTIGFYACFWFVRKIYSSVKID